A genome region from Mycobacterium florentinum includes the following:
- the narH gene encoding nitrate reductase subunit beta, with the protein MKVMAQLAMVMNLDKCIGCHTCSVTCKQTWTNRAGTEYVWFNNVETRPGQGYPRTYEDQERWRGGWIRDKRGRLRLRDGGRIQKLLRIFANPRLPVIDDYYEPWTYDYENLTTAPAGDTFPTAAPRSQLTGKPMKVSWGPNWDDNLAGSPETLAKDPILKKVSEEVKLSLEETFMFYLPRICEHCLNPSCVASCPSGAMYKRSEDGIVLVDQDRCRGWRMCVSGCPYKKVYFNHKTGKAEKCTLCYPRMEVGLPTICSETCVGRLRYLGLVLYDVDRVLEAASVENDTDLYEAQCRILLDPNDPQVIAAAREGGISEEWIEAAQRSPVYALIHTYKVALPLHPEYRTMPMVWYIPPLSPVVDAVSRDGHDGEDLGNLFGALDALRIPMQYLAELFTAGDTGVVEGVLQRLAAMRSYMRDINLGRETQPHIPHSVGMTEEQIYEMYRLLAIAKYEERYVIPTAFDPQARDLEQMGCSLDTDGGPGMYEPEPAPVSVETFHAQQRSRVNLLNWDGSKVPAGMFPEERRT; encoded by the coding sequence ATGAAAGTCATGGCGCAGCTGGCGATGGTGATGAACCTCGACAAGTGCATCGGCTGCCACACCTGTTCGGTCACCTGCAAGCAGACGTGGACCAACCGCGCCGGCACCGAGTATGTGTGGTTCAACAACGTGGAAACCCGTCCCGGCCAAGGCTATCCGCGCACCTACGAGGACCAGGAGCGGTGGCGCGGCGGCTGGATCCGCGACAAGCGGGGCCGGCTGCGGTTGCGCGACGGCGGCCGCATCCAGAAGCTATTGCGAATTTTCGCCAACCCCAGATTGCCCGTCATCGACGACTACTACGAGCCGTGGACGTACGACTACGAGAACCTGACCACCGCCCCCGCGGGTGACACCTTCCCGACGGCCGCGCCAAGGAGCCAGCTCACCGGCAAACCGATGAAGGTGTCCTGGGGCCCTAACTGGGACGACAACCTGGCCGGCTCGCCGGAGACCCTGGCCAAGGACCCGATCCTGAAGAAAGTCAGCGAAGAGGTGAAGCTCTCGCTCGAAGAGACCTTCATGTTCTACCTGCCCCGCATCTGCGAGCACTGCCTCAACCCATCCTGCGTGGCATCGTGCCCGTCCGGTGCGATGTACAAACGCAGCGAGGACGGCATCGTGCTGGTCGACCAGGACCGCTGCCGCGGCTGGCGGATGTGCGTGTCCGGATGTCCTTACAAGAAGGTGTATTTCAACCACAAGACCGGCAAGGCCGAGAAGTGCACCCTGTGCTACCCGCGGATGGAGGTCGGCCTGCCCACCATCTGCTCGGAGACCTGCGTCGGACGGCTGCGCTATCTGGGCCTGGTCCTCTACGACGTCGATCGGGTGCTGGAGGCAGCGTCGGTGGAAAACGATACCGACCTCTACGAGGCGCAGTGCCGAATCCTGTTGGACCCCAATGATCCCCAGGTGATCGCCGCCGCGCGCGAGGGCGGCATCTCCGAGGAATGGATCGAGGCCGCGCAGCGCTCCCCGGTCTACGCGCTGATCCACACGTACAAGGTGGCGCTGCCGCTGCACCCGGAATACCGCACCATGCCGATGGTTTGGTACATCCCGCCGCTGTCGCCGGTGGTCGACGCTGTCAGCCGCGACGGCCACGACGGTGAGGACCTGGGCAACCTGTTCGGCGCGCTGGATGCGTTGCGCATCCCGATGCAGTATCTGGCCGAACTGTTCACCGCGGGCGACACCGGCGTGGTCGAGGGCGTGCTGCAGCGGCTCGCGGCGATGCGCTCGTACATGCGCGACATCAACCTCGGGCGCGAAACCCAGCCCCACATACCGCACTCGGTGGGGATGACCGAAGAACAGATCTACGAGATGTACCGGCTGCTCGCCATCGCGAAATACGAAGAGCGCTATGTCATTCCGACGGCCTTCGACCCGCAGGCCCGTGACCTGGAGCAGATGGGTTGCTCGCTGGACACCGACGGCGGCCCGGGCATGTACGAGCCGGAACCGGCGCCGGTGTCCGTGGAGACATTCCACGCGCAGCAGCGGTCCAGGGTGAACCTGCTCAACTGGGACGGCAGCAAGGTGCCCGCCGGCATGTTTCCGGAGGAGCGCCGGACATGA
- the narI gene encoding respiratory nitrate reductase subunit gamma, whose protein sequence is MFSNVLFWDIAPYVTLSVLIVGTWWRYRYDKFGWTSRSSQIYESRLLSIASPIFHFGILAVFAGHVMGLFIPPRITQMLKMSDHLYHLQAVALGSMAGIATLIGIGLLIYRRFTRPAVTVATTRSDKVMYVVLVLAIVVGLYCDLIGTGPHGGEFHYRYTVGMWFRRIWIFQPHGEVMINAPLDYQLHALIGMVLFTIWPFTRLVHVFSAPVVYLFRPYMVYRSREVKAKETDMAGTAPRRRGW, encoded by the coding sequence GTGTTTAGCAACGTCCTGTTCTGGGACATCGCGCCGTATGTCACCCTGTCGGTCCTGATCGTCGGTACCTGGTGGCGCTACCGCTATGACAAATTCGGCTGGACCTCCCGGTCCTCGCAGATCTACGAGTCGCGGCTGCTCAGCATCGCCAGCCCGATCTTCCATTTCGGCATCCTGGCCGTGTTCGCCGGACATGTGATGGGGCTGTTCATCCCGCCGCGGATCACTCAGATGCTGAAAATGAGCGACCACCTCTATCACCTGCAGGCGGTCGCCCTCGGGTCGATGGCCGGCATCGCGACGCTGATCGGAATCGGGTTGCTGATCTACCGGCGGTTCACCCGCCCGGCGGTGACCGTGGCCACCACCCGCAGCGACAAGGTGATGTATGTGGTGCTGGTGCTGGCCATTGTGGTCGGCCTGTACTGCGATCTGATCGGCACCGGGCCGCACGGCGGCGAGTTCCACTACCGCTACACCGTCGGCATGTGGTTCCGCCGGATCTGGATATTCCAGCCGCACGGCGAGGTGATGATCAACGCGCCGTTGGACTACCAACTGCACGCGCTGATCGGCATGGTGCTGTTCACCATCTGGCCGTTCACCCGGCTGGTTCACGTGTTCAGCGCGCCAGTCGTCTACTTGTTCCGGCCCTACATGGTCTACCGCAGCCGCGAAGTGAAGGCCAAGGAGACCGATATGGCCGGTACAGCGCCTCGCCGTCGCGGTTGGTGA
- the narJ gene encoding nitrate reductase molybdenum cofactor assembly chaperone, producing the protein MRLPSGFRDRVATRTMQDRLVWQAASLLLAYPDGQLPGRLDTVDELLSHISGPAAELLERTALALRAREPMAAATDYVATFDMRRRATMYLTYWTAGDTRNRGREMLEFATAYRKAGVEPPRHEAPDHLPVVLEFAATVDPEVGRRLLTEHRVPIDVLRGALADADSPYEPTVAAVCATLPVATDQEVRRAQRLAKAGPPAESVGLQPFQLTVPPRKGTPRV; encoded by the coding sequence ATGAGGCTGCCGTCCGGATTCCGTGATCGGGTCGCCACCCGGACGATGCAGGACCGGCTGGTGTGGCAGGCGGCGTCGCTGCTGTTGGCCTACCCGGACGGTCAGCTGCCGGGGCGCTTGGACACCGTCGACGAATTGCTCAGCCACATCAGCGGTCCGGCGGCGGAGTTGCTCGAGCGGACCGCCCTCGCGTTGCGCGCCCGCGAGCCGATGGCGGCCGCGACGGACTACGTCGCGACGTTCGACATGCGGCGCCGCGCCACGATGTACCTGACGTATTGGACCGCGGGAGATACCCGCAACCGCGGCCGGGAGATGCTCGAGTTCGCCACCGCCTATCGCAAGGCGGGTGTGGAGCCGCCGCGGCACGAGGCGCCGGATCACCTGCCCGTGGTTCTCGAATTCGCCGCGACCGTCGATCCCGAGGTCGGGCGGCGGCTGTTGACCGAACACCGGGTCCCGATCGACGTGTTGCGGGGCGCGCTGGCCGACGCCGACTCGCCCTACGAGCCCACCGTGGCGGCCGTCTGCGCGACCCTGCCGGTGGCGACCGATCAAGAGGTGCGCCGCGCCCAGCGGCTGGCGAAGGCCGGACCACCCGCGGAATCTGTTGGGCTGCAACCATTTCAGTTAACCGTACCGCCGCGCAAAGGAACGCCCCGTGTTTAG